The following DNA comes from Cryobacterium psychrophilum.
AGACCGGCCAGCCTGGCACGCTGAGCGCAACGGCGGTGTGACCGCGACCGACATCGCCAAGCTCGACAACGGCGGGCCTGCTGTACGCCGGCGTCTGATCGAGGGAAAGCGAGCGGCGGGCGAGCCCGCAGAGCTGAAATCCCGCGCTGTCGCCTACGGCAAGCAGCGTGAGGCACCGCTAGCCGAGTGGGTGCAACGCCGATACGGCATCAAGCCGAACACCCGCGTTTTCCACGCCGCTCTCAACTCGCGGCACCTCGCCACACCGGACGGCATCGGAATCAACTTTGACGAGGCGCTCCAGCTCGCAGAAATCAAAACGACCAGCACACCGCTCGATACGATCCCGCGCAGCTACCTGCTCCAGATGCTCTGGCAGCTCATCGTCTGCGGTGCGGACCGGACGCTGTTCGTGTGGGAGTTGCACGACAACGACTGGTCGCACTGGCCCAAGCGCCCACCGCAGCCGGTCGGAGATCCCGTCGCGATCTGGCTGACCCGCTCCGACATCGAGGCGCTACTCAAGCGCACCGTAGACCAGCTCGTCATCACCGCCGACGAATTCCTCACCCTGCTCGACACCGCGAGCGAAGAAGCCGAGGTGCTGCCTGAGGCCGACGAGCTCGAACGCCTAGCCGGATCGCTGCTGTTCCACCGCGACGCGGAAGCGCTCGCCAAAGCCTCGAAAGTCACCGACTGGGACGCGCTCAACGCGCTCGCCGCGATCAGGGGCGAATTCGCTACCAAGTTTGCACACGCCTCGCTCAGCTACAAGGTAACGAAAACCGACTCGTGGGCCGTCGACCTCGACGCGGCCAAGGCTGACGACCCGGATCTGGCCGCAGCGCACGACCTGGCGCAATCGAAGGTTCTGGCGAACTCCATCGTCACGCGTGACGAGATCGCCAAGCTCTCCGAGCGCGCACGAGCGTACGAGGTCGAGCAGCTCGAACCGACCCGTGAGGCGTGGGCATTGCACCTCGACACCTTCACCACCAACACCCCGACGAGCAGCGGAAAGCTGACCGTCACCGCCGTCAAAACAAAGGACACCAAATGACGACCACCAAAACAGAAGCACCCGTCGAAGCCCCGGCGAAGTCACCCGTCAAGCGAAAGCCCACCCCGCGCACCCCGGTCGTAGAACAGGCTCCACCGACGCCCGGTCCGGTGACGGCGGCACGATCGCTCTGGGGCGTGCTCGCCGCTGTGCAAGCTGTCGGTAAGAATCAGCGCAGCGAAGACGACACCTACAACTTCCGGAGCTTGGACGACGTCCTCGATGCCGTTCACCCGGCGCTCGTCAAGGTCGGCGGGTTCTACATCGGGAAGGATGTCGGCCAGAGTCTGGAAGCGCTGAACACACCGGATGGTGAAGTACTCACCACGGTGCGGCTCCGGGTGCAGTACTCGTGGCACGGTCTCGACGGCGGCAAGCCAATCCGCACGATCGTCTCGGCCGAGGGCAGCAGTTCGACGGGCGGCGCAACGGCGGCCGCGTGGTCGATCGCTCTGCGCACGTACCTGGTGCAGACGCTCTGCCTTCAGACCAACAGTCCCGACCCGGACCAGTCCACCCAGAAAGCCAGCGCAACGGCCAAGCCGAAGGCGGCTCTGAAAAAGATCGATGACGTTCCCGGCGTAGCCGCTGCGGCGCCAGAGGTCGAAGTGAACTGGCCGAACCTCGCAGCCGCATGCACGACGGTCGAAGCGCTGACGAAAGTCCACGCGCAGGCCGAGAAGGCCAGCCAGCTCGGTGCGGTGCTCGACTTCAATGGGACAACGGTTCTTGAAATGCTCACGGCGGTGCGGCGGGTGCTCGTGCAGAAGACCACGGAGGCCAATCAGCCGGCCCCGACCCTGAGTCCAGCCAATGGCTGACATGACGCCGGCCATCGCGCTCCAGCTCGAAGAAGTGGGCATCTACGCTCCGTCACACCTCAACGAGCTGGACCGCCGCCTGGTCGCGGCACTCGATAGAACCGCAATCAGTGGTCGTGGTGCGCAGCTCGTCGCAATGCAGTGGGTTTTCGGCTGGGATATGGGCCGCGCTGGCAAGGAGTTCGCAGATGCGAAAGCGGCCTATGAGGTACTCACCGCCATGCACGAGGTCAAGTTCCGCGACGCCGGTGAACGGTCTGGGGAGATGTGCGGCAAGCGTGCCGCAGCGCTCCCCGATGTCAACGCCGCGAACCTCCGGTACCGGCTGGCCGAGCAGCTCGAACGGCTCGCACGGAAGCGCCTCGACACGATCAAAAACCAGATCGAAGTGTGGCGCTCGATGAACGCCAATGAGCGTGAGGCCGATCGGGTTCACGCGCACGTCGGCACGTGATTCGCGTACATCGCGGCGCGGACGCCGCCTGGTTAGTTCGCAGATTCAAGAAGCAACCAGGCGGGAGGGCTCGCCTGTTCATTCAGGCGGGCCGCTGGTCCGTCCAGATCGGAAAGTAATTCACCATGGACCGTTTCATCTGCCCACCTGATCACCGGCATGGAGTCGTTGGCACCTGCTACGTATTCCACAAATGCCGGTGCGACAACTGTCGAACTGGCAACACCGATCGCTCACGTGCACGTAGCCGGCAGCATCTCTACGGCACGTACGACAACGGTCTGACTGATGCTGGTCCGGTGCGTGAACACCTCGCGCACCTTCAGTCGTTTGGTCTGGGGTGGAAGAGGATCGCCGCCCTGTCCGGTGTCGGCAACACTGCGGTGCAGTCGCTGATCTACGGGCGCAAAGGCGGTCCGGACGATCCGCGCAAGGGCGAAGTGATCAAGCGCACACCTCGGGCTAAGGCCGCTGCCATTTTGGCCGTCAAGCCCG
Coding sequences within:
- a CDS encoding YqaJ viral recombinase family protein, which produces MNLDNALDDLLSRAGSSSEDRPAWHAERNGGVTATDIAKLDNGGPAVRRRLIEGKRAAGEPAELKSRAVAYGKQREAPLAEWVQRRYGIKPNTRVFHAALNSRHLATPDGIGINFDEALQLAEIKTTSTPLDTIPRSYLLQMLWQLIVCGADRTLFVWELHDNDWSHWPKRPPQPVGDPVAIWLTRSDIEALLKRTVDQLVITADEFLTLLDTASEEAEVLPEADELERLAGSLLFHRDAEALAKASKVTDWDALNALAAIRGEFATKFAHASLSYKVTKTDSWAVDLDAAKADDPDLAAAHDLAQSKVLANSIVTRDEIAKLSERARAYEVEQLEPTREAWALHLDTFTTNTPTSSGKLTVTAVKTKDTK
- a CDS encoding ERF family protein produces the protein MTTTKTEAPVEAPAKSPVKRKPTPRTPVVEQAPPTPGPVTAARSLWGVLAAVQAVGKNQRSEDDTYNFRSLDDVLDAVHPALVKVGGFYIGKDVGQSLEALNTPDGEVLTTVRLRVQYSWHGLDGGKPIRTIVSAEGSSSTGGATAAAWSIALRTYLVQTLCLQTNSPDPDQSTQKASATAKPKAALKKIDDVPGVAAAAPEVEVNWPNLAAACTTVEALTKVHAQAEKASQLGAVLDFNGTTVLEMLTAVRRVLVQKTTEANQPAPTLSPANG